One part of the Phoenix dactylifera cultivar Barhee BC4 chromosome 4, palm_55x_up_171113_PBpolish2nd_filt_p, whole genome shotgun sequence genome encodes these proteins:
- the LOC103720068 gene encoding 14-3-3-like protein GF14 iota isoform X3: MSTEKERESHVYMAKLAEQAERYDEMVESMKKVARLDLELTVEERNLLSVGYKNVIGARRASWRIMSSIEQKEESKGNEQNVKVIKGYCQKVEEELTQICNDILAIIDEHLIPSSGSGESTVFYYKMKGDYYRYLAEFKTDQERKEAAEQSLKGYQAATNTANTDLPPTHPIRLGLALNFSVFYYEIMNSPERACHLAKQAFDEAIAELDTLSEESYKDSTLIMQLLRDNLTLWTSDLPDDGGDDGFKGEDAKAAAESEW; the protein is encoded by the exons AAATGGTTGAAAGTATGAAGAAAGTTGCCAGGCTTGATTTGGAGCTGACAGTTGAGGAGAGAAACCTCCTCTCAGTGGGTTATAAAAATGTTATTGGGGCTCGCCGAGCATCATGGCGCATCATGTCATCTATTGAGCAGAAAGAAGAGTCAAAAGGGAATGAACAAAATGTTAAGGTAATTAAAGGTTATTGTCAAAAGGTGGAAGAAGAACTCACTCAGATATGCAATGATATCTTGGCTATCATAGATGAGCACCTGATCCCATCTTCTGGCTCTGGGGAGTCTACTGTTTTCTATTACAAAAT GAAGGGTGATTACTACCGCTATCTTGCAGAGTTTAAGACCGAtcaagagaggaaagaagcagCCGAACAGTCTTTGAAGGGCTATCAA GCTGCCACTAACACAGCCAACACTGATCTGCCACCGACCCACCCAATTCGTCTTGGTCTCGCACTGAACTTCTCAGTTTTCTATTATGAAATTATGAATTCCCCTGAAAG GGCATGTCATTTGGCAAAACAAGCCTTTGATGAGGCAATTGCAGAACTGGACACTTTAAGTGAAGAGTCCTACAAGGATAGCACATTAATTATGCAGTTGTTGAGGGACAATCTTACCCTCTGGACTTCTGATTTACCTGATGATGGAG GTGATGATGGTTTCAAGGGCGAGGATGCTAAAGCAGCTGCTGAGTCTGAG
- the LOC103720068 gene encoding 14-3-3-like protein GF14 iota isoform X2 has translation MSTEKERESHVYMAKLAEQAERYDEMVESMKKVARLDLELTVEERNLLSVGYKNVIGARRASWRIMSSIEQKEESKGNEQNVKVIKGYCQKVEEELTQICNDILAIIDEHLIPSSGSGESTVFYYKMKGDYYRYLAEFKTDQERKEAAEQSLKGYQAATNTANTDLPPTHPIRLGLALNFSVFYYEIMNSPERACHLAKQAFDEAIAELDTLSEESYKDSTLIMQLLRDNLTLWTSDLPDDGGDDGFKGEDAKAAAESEN, from the exons AAATGGTTGAAAGTATGAAGAAAGTTGCCAGGCTTGATTTGGAGCTGACAGTTGAGGAGAGAAACCTCCTCTCAGTGGGTTATAAAAATGTTATTGGGGCTCGCCGAGCATCATGGCGCATCATGTCATCTATTGAGCAGAAAGAAGAGTCAAAAGGGAATGAACAAAATGTTAAGGTAATTAAAGGTTATTGTCAAAAGGTGGAAGAAGAACTCACTCAGATATGCAATGATATCTTGGCTATCATAGATGAGCACCTGATCCCATCTTCTGGCTCTGGGGAGTCTACTGTTTTCTATTACAAAAT GAAGGGTGATTACTACCGCTATCTTGCAGAGTTTAAGACCGAtcaagagaggaaagaagcagCCGAACAGTCTTTGAAGGGCTATCAA GCTGCCACTAACACAGCCAACACTGATCTGCCACCGACCCACCCAATTCGTCTTGGTCTCGCACTGAACTTCTCAGTTTTCTATTATGAAATTATGAATTCCCCTGAAAG GGCATGTCATTTGGCAAAACAAGCCTTTGATGAGGCAATTGCAGAACTGGACACTTTAAGTGAAGAGTCCTACAAGGATAGCACATTAATTATGCAGTTGTTGAGGGACAATCTTACCCTCTGGACTTCTGATTTACCTGATGATGGAG GTGATGATGGTTTCAAGGGCGAGGATGCTAAAGCAGCTGCTGAGTCTGAG